A genomic region of Micromonospora sp. NBRC 110009 contains the following coding sequences:
- a CDS encoding phosphatase PAP2 family protein: MNYHLFQLINAAAGTTDPVDDVFEWCAVWLLYVLGVLAAVPVLRGLLRERVAVVRVAAVLVLAFVVGQGVAAISPEVRPFQTHPVHQLIPHAAGPSLPSDHATAAFALAFAVGAFLSRRWGVGLAVLAVLLGFARVWTGVHYPADILAGAVIAGAAVGAVEAGGRAYDRWADRRRSDAATGH, translated from the coding sequence ATGAACTACCACCTCTTCCAGCTGATCAACGCCGCCGCCGGCACCACTGACCCGGTCGACGACGTCTTCGAGTGGTGTGCGGTCTGGCTGCTCTACGTGCTCGGCGTCCTGGCGGCCGTACCCGTGCTGCGCGGCCTGCTCCGGGAGCGGGTGGCCGTCGTCCGCGTGGCGGCGGTCCTCGTGCTGGCCTTCGTCGTCGGCCAGGGCGTCGCTGCGATCAGCCCGGAGGTACGGCCGTTCCAGACCCATCCGGTCCACCAGTTGATCCCGCACGCCGCCGGACCGTCACTGCCCAGTGACCACGCCACCGCGGCGTTCGCGCTGGCGTTCGCGGTCGGCGCGTTTCTGTCCAGGCGGTGGGGGGTAGGGCTGGCGGTACTGGCCGTGCTCCTCGGCTTCGCCCGCGTCTGGACGGGCGTGCACTATCCCGCGGACATCCTCGCGGGCGCGGTCATCGCGGGCGCTGCCGTCGGCGCCGTCGAAGCCGGCGGGCGGGCGTACGACCGCTGGGCGGACCGCCGTCGGTCGGATGCCGCCACCGGCCACTAG
- a CDS encoding ATP-binding cassette domain-containing protein, with translation MTETAIPDERRTTPRQSTPAPTEPVLPELREMWWETGVRARAQAGLFAVFAELPRLVWVALRISWRADRIRTGVVGAATVGAGALAAFGLLATQQVLVELFAGGPTADKLVAALPALAALAGATALRAGMGIVTGYAQNGLTPRVSREVERGLFEVSTAVRLEAFDADAFADDMERASRGTDSAISLVQASMNLFAGLAGLVAVAVAVLVIHPLLLLALLVATLPKAWASLRAGHLQYQTYTAGSVRRRRLWLLHRLMAERVSAPELRSYGLRRFLLDQYDRVMGVETDIQLALARRVTTTTAVGSMIGGVASGAVYVLLGLLLVHAQIPLAAAATCVIALQSAQRSLGILTFQIDQVYTEGQHFGDYTGFMTRAAAYLPDQATGGTRRGAPDALRELSVRDVSLRYPDRDTAAVDGVTLTIHAGQTVAFVGENGSGKSTLAAMIAALRAPTEGVICWNGRPLSEWDVDGLRSRIAVVTQEYHKWPFTAATNIAIGDVAGEARQDRIRAAAARAVAHDMIENLPYGYETLLDRTFAHGQDLSGGQWQRITAARGFLRDAELLIMDEPSSALDPRAEDALFQAIRDRQGRSTTVLITHRLANVRHADRIFVLHEGALVEAGSHDELMAAGGRYADLFTLQAAGYDATAPGGAPPRQRPPTTS, from the coding sequence ATGACGGAAACCGCCATCCCTGACGAACGCCGCACCACCCCGCGACAGTCCACTCCGGCCCCGACCGAGCCGGTGCTGCCGGAGCTGCGGGAGATGTGGTGGGAGACGGGCGTGCGGGCGCGGGCGCAGGCCGGACTGTTCGCCGTCTTCGCCGAGCTGCCTCGGCTGGTGTGGGTGGCGCTGCGGATCAGTTGGCGGGCCGACCGGATCCGCACCGGCGTGGTGGGCGCCGCGACGGTCGGTGCCGGTGCGCTGGCCGCGTTCGGGCTGCTCGCCACCCAGCAGGTGCTGGTCGAGTTGTTCGCCGGCGGGCCGACCGCCGACAAGCTGGTCGCGGCGCTACCCGCGCTCGCGGCCCTGGCCGGGGCGACCGCGCTGCGTGCCGGCATGGGCATCGTCACCGGGTATGCCCAGAACGGGCTGACGCCGCGGGTGAGCCGGGAGGTGGAGCGGGGCCTGTTCGAGGTGAGCACCGCGGTCCGGCTCGAGGCGTTTGACGCCGACGCGTTCGCCGACGACATGGAACGCGCCTCCCGAGGCACCGACTCGGCCATCTCACTGGTCCAGGCGTCGATGAACCTCTTCGCCGGCCTGGCCGGGCTGGTCGCCGTGGCGGTCGCCGTCCTGGTCATCCACCCGCTGCTGCTGCTGGCGTTGCTGGTGGCGACCCTGCCGAAGGCGTGGGCGTCGCTGCGGGCGGGGCACCTGCAGTACCAGACCTACACGGCCGGTTCGGTGCGCCGGCGTCGGCTGTGGTTGCTGCACCGGCTGATGGCCGAGCGGGTCTCGGCGCCGGAGCTGCGCTCGTACGGGCTGCGCCGGTTCCTGCTGGACCAGTACGACCGGGTCATGGGCGTGGAGACCGACATCCAACTCGCCCTCGCCCGCCGGGTCACCACGACCACCGCCGTCGGGTCGATGATCGGGGGAGTGGCCAGCGGGGCGGTGTACGTGCTGCTCGGGCTGCTGCTCGTCCACGCGCAGATCCCGCTCGCCGCCGCGGCGACCTGCGTCATCGCGCTGCAGTCCGCGCAACGCTCGCTGGGCATCCTCACCTTCCAGATCGACCAGGTCTACACCGAGGGGCAGCACTTCGGCGACTACACCGGCTTCATGACCCGGGCCGCCGCCTACCTGCCCGACCAGGCCACCGGCGGCACACGCCGGGGCGCCCCCGACGCGCTGCGCGAGCTCAGCGTCCGCGACGTCAGCCTGCGCTACCCCGACCGCGACACCGCGGCCGTCGACGGCGTGACGCTGACCATCCACGCGGGGCAGACGGTGGCCTTCGTCGGGGAGAACGGCTCCGGCAAGAGCACCCTCGCCGCGATGATCGCCGCCCTGCGCGCCCCGACCGAGGGCGTCATCTGCTGGAACGGGCGACCGCTGTCCGAATGGGACGTCGACGGGTTGCGGTCCCGGATCGCCGTGGTGACCCAGGAGTACCACAAGTGGCCGTTCACCGCGGCCACGAACATCGCCATCGGTGATGTCGCCGGCGAGGCCCGGCAGGACCGCATCCGGGCCGCCGCCGCCCGGGCCGTGGCGCACGACATGATCGAGAACCTTCCGTACGGCTACGAGACGCTGCTCGACCGCACCTTCGCCCACGGCCAGGATCTCTCCGGAGGGCAGTGGCAGCGGATCACGGCCGCCCGCGGATTCCTCCGCGACGCCGAGCTGCTGATCATGGATGAGCCGTCCTCCGCCCTCGACCCGCGGGCGGAGGACGCCCTGTTCCAGGCGATCCGGGACCGGCAGGGACGGTCCACCACCGTCCTGATCACGCACCGGCTGGCCAACGTCCGCCACGCCGACCGGATCTTCGTCCTGCACGAGGGTGCCCTGGTCGAGGCCGGCAGTCATGACGAGCTGATGGCCGCCGGCGGTCGCTACGCCGACCTGTTCACCCTTCAGGCCGCCGGTTACGACGCCACCGCCCCGGGCGGCGCGCCACCCCGCCAGCGCCCACCAACCACGTCCTGA
- a CDS encoding COG4705 family protein: MQLDRQYDSTPRMWQMLNKVPEVTVYFWVIKVLSTTVGETAADFLNVSVHLGLTGTTLVMAVALVAVLGWQFRADRYEAWSYWLAVVLVSIVGTLITDNLSDNLGVPLEASTAVFAVLLAATFAIWYRSEGTLSIHSIVTTRREAFYWTAILFTFALGTAAGDLLSERLDLGYLLSGLIFAAMIAVVASAYAWSWLNPVVAFWIAYVLTRPLGASLGDYLTQSRDDGGLGLGPVITSGLFLATILVLVGYLSVTKRDAPPPVDTPYRTAATQR, translated from the coding sequence ATGCAGCTGGACAGACAGTACGACTCGACGCCGCGGATGTGGCAGATGCTCAACAAGGTCCCCGAGGTCACCGTCTACTTCTGGGTCATCAAGGTCCTGTCGACGACCGTGGGCGAGACCGCGGCGGACTTCCTCAACGTCAGCGTTCACCTCGGGCTGACCGGCACCACCCTCGTCATGGCCGTCGCGCTCGTCGCCGTACTCGGGTGGCAGTTCCGGGCCGACCGGTACGAGGCGTGGAGCTACTGGCTCGCGGTGGTGCTGGTCAGCATCGTCGGCACGTTGATCACGGACAACCTCTCCGACAACCTCGGCGTGCCGCTCGAGGCGAGCACCGCGGTGTTCGCGGTGCTCCTCGCGGCCACCTTCGCGATCTGGTACCGCAGCGAGGGCACCCTGTCGATCCACTCCATCGTGACGACACGGCGGGAGGCGTTCTACTGGACGGCGATCCTGTTCACCTTCGCGCTGGGCACCGCTGCCGGAGACCTGCTGTCAGAGCGGCTCGATCTGGGGTACCTGCTCTCGGGCCTGATCTTCGCGGCGATGATCGCCGTCGTGGCCTCGGCGTACGCTTGGTCGTGGCTGAACCCGGTCGTGGCGTTCTGGATCGCCTACGTGCTGACCCGTCCGCTCGGCGCCTCGCTCGGCGACTACCTGACGCAGAGCCGTGACGACGGCGGGCTGGGCCTCGGCCCGGTGATCACCAGCGGGCTGTTCCTCGCGACGATCCTGGTCCTGGTCGGCTACCTGAGCGTGACGAAACGGGACGCGCCGCCGCCCGTTGACACGCCGTACCGGACGGCGGCTACGCAGCGGTAG
- a CDS encoding winged helix-turn-helix domain-containing protein, translating to MAEDDENTGGSDPTEGPFPLLIAVTPSPADRIRLAELLDGVAPLLVVADLDELRRLIAPPRPPADVSATPPSEATHPPDSTPPPDDTLLIDSAKSTARCRDREVPLTRLEHDLLVCLTTEPARVWSYTELHRSVWRDEGLHRKADVQSLVKRLRRKLDELGTGVTIVAVRGVGFRLTDHQQPRAHGAGRLPDTGDALRKASGHAWPVTPVAGRPPRPRQDRRGRPGR from the coding sequence ATGGCCGAGGACGACGAGAACACCGGCGGCTCCGACCCGACCGAGGGCCCGTTCCCGCTGTTGATCGCGGTGACCCCGTCGCCGGCGGACCGGATTCGTCTCGCTGAGCTGCTCGACGGCGTCGCGCCGCTGCTCGTGGTCGCCGACCTGGACGAGTTGCGCAGGCTAATCGCGCCCCCGAGGCCGCCCGCCGACGTCTCCGCCACGCCGCCGTCCGAGGCCACGCATCCGCCCGACTCCACGCCGCCACCCGACGACACGCTGCTGATCGACTCGGCGAAGTCCACCGCCCGATGTCGGGATCGCGAAGTCCCGCTCACCCGCCTCGAGCACGACCTGCTGGTCTGCCTGACCACCGAGCCGGCACGGGTCTGGAGCTACACCGAGCTGCACCGGTCGGTGTGGCGCGACGAAGGGCTGCACCGCAAGGCGGACGTGCAGTCCCTGGTGAAGCGCCTGCGGCGCAAGCTCGACGAGCTCGGCACCGGAGTCACCATCGTCGCGGTGCGCGGCGTCGGGTTTCGGCTGACCGACCACCAGCAGCCCCGGGCCCACGGTGCCGGGCGCCTGCCCGACACGGGCGACGCCCTACGCAAGGCGTCCGGTCACGCCTGGCCCGTCACGCCGGTGGCCGGCCGGCCACCGCGACCTCGGCAGGATCGACGGGGACGGCCCGGCCGGTGA
- a CDS encoding sensor histidine kinase — protein sequence MAGRRGPEGGPVRWLRRRLGVRLRSALAAALVVAFAFAVGAAAFVFTARADLAGNVDAAARQRADEVAAAVAGGNQDALAQTLKPSPGEQTLVQVLDPSGRVVSASAALAGVAPLSPLRPAPGQVLHEQRLLPFADEDPYRVVAEGIATTAGTRTVLVAQSLRPVNESTEAVAAILAAGLPVMLLVVGAAVFLFVGGALRPVEAIRRRVAGITARDLHARVPVPPAHDEVAALAETMNSMLDRLETAAASQRQFVADASHELRSPLATLQAGLDRLALTDSPGAHAELVGLLRSETERLGRLVSDLLLLARIDEHAHVPRDDDVDLDDLAYTERYRIATRRPDLTVRTQVAPVRVGGDAHDLGRALRNLTDNAARHARSEIVLRVAASDTWGLIDVTDDGPGVPEAERERIFDRFIRLDDSRARTDGGSGLGLAITKEIVAAHGGTVDVLPGPTMTVRIRLPLRH from the coding sequence ATGGCGGGCCGACGCGGACCTGAGGGCGGGCCGGTGCGGTGGCTGCGTCGGCGGCTCGGCGTGCGGCTGCGTTCGGCGCTGGCCGCCGCGCTCGTGGTGGCGTTCGCCTTCGCCGTCGGCGCCGCGGCCTTCGTCTTCACCGCCCGCGCGGACCTTGCGGGCAACGTTGACGCCGCCGCGCGGCAACGCGCCGACGAGGTGGCGGCCGCCGTGGCCGGCGGCAACCAGGATGCGCTCGCCCAGACCCTGAAACCCAGCCCCGGCGAGCAGACCCTGGTGCAGGTCCTCGACCCGTCCGGGCGAGTGGTGAGCGCCTCGGCGGCGCTCGCCGGCGTGGCGCCGCTTTCTCCGCTGCGACCGGCTCCCGGTCAGGTGCTGCACGAGCAGCGGCTGCTGCCGTTCGCCGACGAGGACCCCTACCGGGTGGTCGCCGAAGGGATCGCCACCACAGCCGGCACCCGTACTGTCCTCGTGGCGCAGTCGCTGCGGCCGGTCAACGAGAGCACCGAGGCGGTCGCCGCGATCCTCGCCGCCGGGTTGCCGGTGATGCTGCTGGTGGTCGGCGCGGCGGTCTTCCTGTTCGTCGGAGGCGCGCTCCGCCCGGTGGAGGCGATCCGTCGCCGGGTCGCCGGGATCACCGCGCGCGACCTGCACGCCCGGGTCCCGGTACCACCGGCGCACGACGAGGTCGCCGCGCTCGCGGAGACGATGAACAGCATGCTCGACCGGCTGGAGACGGCGGCCGCGAGCCAGCGACAGTTCGTCGCCGACGCCAGCCACGAGCTGCGCAGCCCGCTGGCGACCCTGCAGGCCGGTCTAGACCGCCTGGCGCTGACCGATTCGCCCGGGGCGCACGCCGAGCTGGTCGGGCTGCTGCGCAGCGAGACGGAACGCCTCGGCCGCCTCGTCTCCGACCTGCTGCTGCTCGCCCGGATCGACGAGCACGCCCACGTACCGCGCGACGACGACGTCGACCTGGACGACCTCGCCTACACCGAGCGGTACCGTATCGCCACCCGCCGACCGGACCTGACCGTCCGCACTCAGGTCGCCCCCGTACGCGTCGGCGGCGACGCCCACGACCTGGGTCGGGCGCTGCGCAACCTGACCGACAACGCCGCGCGGCACGCCCGCTCGGAGATCGTCCTGCGGGTGGCCGCCAGCGACACCTGGGGGCTGATCGACGTCACCGACGACGGCCCCGGCGTCCCCGAGGCGGAGCGGGAACGAATCTTCGACCGGTTCATCCGACTGGACGACAGCCGGGCGCGGACCGACGGCGGCAGCGGGCTGGGCCTCGCGATCACCAAGGAGATCGTCGCGGCGCACGGCGGCACCGTGGACGTCCTGCCCGGCCCGACCATGACGGTGCGGATCCGCCTGCCCCTGCGCCACTGA
- a CDS encoding DedA family protein, which translates to MPQALLAAGPSPLDPQWLISTFGLIGILAIVFAESGLLIGFFLPGDSLLFTTGLLVSAGQYLHQPLWLLCLLVAMAAVAGDQVGYLFGKRVGPSLFRRPNSRLFKQENVNRANDFFARYGARSIVLARFVPIVRTFTPIIAGVSRMRYRTFLIFNLVGGTLWGVGVTVLGYFLGQIAFVKANIEYILIAIVLVSVLPIGIQLLRSRRARRTAGAVGDPVETAHAPRR; encoded by the coding sequence ATGCCCCAGGCACTGCTCGCCGCGGGTCCCAGTCCGCTCGACCCGCAGTGGCTGATCTCCACCTTCGGGCTGATCGGCATCCTCGCCATCGTCTTCGCCGAGTCCGGCCTGCTGATCGGCTTCTTCCTCCCCGGCGACTCGCTGCTGTTCACCACTGGACTGCTCGTCTCCGCGGGCCAGTACCTGCACCAGCCGCTCTGGCTGCTCTGCCTGCTGGTGGCGATGGCCGCCGTCGCCGGCGACCAGGTCGGCTACCTGTTCGGCAAACGGGTCGGTCCGAGCCTGTTCCGCCGGCCGAACTCCCGGCTGTTCAAGCAGGAGAACGTGAACCGGGCCAACGACTTCTTCGCCCGCTATGGCGCCCGGTCGATCGTGCTGGCCCGGTTCGTGCCGATCGTGCGGACCTTCACCCCGATCATCGCCGGCGTCTCCCGCATGCGCTACCGCACCTTCCTGATCTTCAACCTGGTCGGCGGAACGCTGTGGGGCGTCGGAGTCACCGTGCTCGGTTATTTCCTTGGCCAGATCGCGTTCGTCAAGGCCAACATCGAGTACATCCTCATCGCCATCGTGCTGGTGTCGGTGCTGCCGATCGGCATCCAACTGCTCCGTTCCCGCCGGGCTCGACGCACCGCGGGGGCGGTCGGCGACCCGGTCGAGACGGCGCACGCGCCTCGGCGGTGA
- a CDS encoding response regulator transcription factor, which produces MRVLVVEDESALAEVIRNGLAEEGFAVDVQHTGPDGLWAATENPYDVVVLDIMLPGLSGYEVCRQLRSRGVWTPVLMLTAKEGEHDQADALDLGADDYLTKPFSFVVLVARLRALVRRGAPARPVVMTAGDLTVDPARRQVTRAGQPVRVTAREFAMLEFLMRHRGDVVSKTQILENVWDAHFDGDPNIVEVYISYLRRKIDQPYGRAAVQTERGMGYRLAADGG; this is translated from the coding sequence GTGCGCGTGCTGGTCGTCGAGGACGAGTCAGCTCTGGCCGAGGTGATCCGGAACGGTCTGGCCGAGGAGGGCTTCGCGGTCGACGTCCAGCACACCGGGCCGGACGGGCTGTGGGCGGCCACCGAGAACCCATACGACGTCGTCGTGCTCGACATCATGCTGCCCGGCCTCAGCGGCTACGAGGTGTGCCGGCAGCTGCGGTCCCGCGGGGTGTGGACCCCGGTGCTGATGTTGACCGCCAAGGAGGGCGAGCACGACCAGGCCGACGCGCTCGACCTCGGCGCCGACGACTACCTGACCAAGCCGTTCTCGTTCGTGGTGCTGGTGGCCCGGCTGCGCGCCCTGGTACGCCGGGGCGCCCCGGCCCGCCCGGTGGTCATGACCGCCGGCGACCTGACCGTGGATCCGGCCCGACGACAGGTCACCCGCGCCGGACAGCCGGTCCGGGTGACCGCCCGGGAGTTCGCGATGCTGGAGTTCCTGATGCGTCACCGCGGCGACGTGGTGTCCAAGACCCAGATCCTGGAGAACGTGTGGGACGCCCACTTCGACGGGGATCCCAACATCGTCGAGGTGTACATCAGCTACCTGCGCCGTAAGATCGATCAACCGTACGGGCGCGCGGCGGTCCAGACCGAACGCGGCATGGGCTACCGGTTGGCCGCCGACGGTGGCTGA